One Fusobacterium ulcerans DNA segment encodes these proteins:
- a CDS encoding sigma-54 interaction domain-containing protein, with product MELIKNLFGEKGYIDGITIIDTKGEILFTVKFNSKLNNNSEGYEVIGKNFYEIYENLSGNKSSMYRAMELEMPIYVKNQKLKPRNHKEILISSLSIPIKSGGRVVGAIDLSSEEITDPKRFEKDTEISLDELKKINLKDLSLNKNGARYTLDDIITNNFEMKQLKEFIKTISDSYLPVMIYGETGTGKELFAQAIHNESKRKDKPFIAQNCAAIPENLLESIFFGTAKGAFTGAVDSPGLLETADGGTIFLDEINSMPMNLQSKLLRALQENKIRRIGAKDVIDINVKIIAALNKDPMKAIEDNELRMDLYYRLSVLNITIPPLRERKDDISVLVNYFVAKYNELLEKNVRYISSEICQTFQTYDWPGNIREIEHIVAFGMSVIRPDEEKLEFSDLERKWIEITGKKKQKTELPVKDLKTMVEEYEKNVIEKVLEMSMHNISKASLILKIPRQTLQRKIKQYEL from the coding sequence ATGGAACTTATAAAAAATCTTTTTGGGGAAAAAGGTTATATCGATGGAATAACAATTATAGACACAAAAGGGGAAATACTTTTTACAGTTAAATTTAATAGTAAACTTAATAACAATAGTGAAGGTTATGAAGTAATAGGAAAAAATTTCTATGAAATATATGAAAATCTTTCTGGAAATAAAAGCAGCATGTATAGAGCTATGGAATTGGAAATGCCCATATATGTTAAAAATCAAAAATTAAAGCCTAGAAATCATAAAGAAATATTAATTTCTTCATTATCAATACCAATTAAGTCAGGAGGCAGGGTAGTAGGAGCCATTGATTTATCCTCTGAAGAGATAACTGATCCTAAAAGATTTGAAAAAGATACTGAAATAAGCTTAGATGAATTAAAAAAAATAAATTTAAAAGATCTTTCTTTAAATAAGAATGGGGCGAGATATACTCTTGATGATATTATAACTAACAACTTTGAAATGAAGCAATTGAAAGAATTTATAAAAACGATATCTGATTCATATCTTCCAGTAATGATTTATGGAGAAACTGGAACTGGAAAAGAGCTTTTTGCTCAGGCTATACATAATGAAAGTAAAAGAAAAGATAAGCCTTTTATTGCTCAAAACTGTGCAGCTATACCAGAAAACCTTCTTGAAAGTATATTCTTTGGGACAGCTAAGGGAGCATTTACAGGGGCAGTAGACAGTCCGGGACTTTTAGAGACAGCAGATGGGGGAACTATTTTTTTAGATGAAATCAACTCTATGCCTATGAATTTGCAGTCTAAATTATTGAGAGCCCTACAGGAGAATAAAATAAGAAGAATAGGAGCAAAGGATGTAATAGATATCAATGTAAAAATAATTGCAGCTTTAAATAAAGATCCTATGAAAGCAATAGAGGACAATGAATTAAGGATGGACCTTTACTATAGACTGAGTGTTTTAAATATAACTATTCCTCCATTAAGAGAGAGAAAAGATGATATCTCTGTTCTTGTAAATTATTTTGTAGCTAAATATAATGAACTTCTTGAAAAGAATGTAAGATATATTTCCAGTGAAATATGCCAGACATTCCAGACATATGACTGGCCGGGAAATATAAGAGAGATAGAGCATATAGTAGCTTTTGGTATGAGTGTTATAAGACCAGATGAGGAAAAACTTGAATTTTCAGATTTAGAAAGAAAATGGATAGAGATAACAGGAAAGAAAAAGCAGAAAACAGAGCTTCCTGTTAAAGATTTGAAAACAATGGTAGAGGAATATGAAAAAAATGTAATAGAAAAAGTTTTGGAAATGTCTATGCACAATATATCAAAGGCTTCATTAATATTAAAGATACCAAGACAAACTTTACAAAGAAAAATAAAACAATATGAATTGTAG
- a CDS encoding DUF6506 family protein, producing MRILKKKFAFILMGNHYTPEVHKAVFETENQVTYICTIKNFDEMEDKIKYLVEEGVGAIELCGAFGKEKADEVVKMTDNKVAVGYIVHDPSLDPLFKKFFGN from the coding sequence GTGAGGATATTGAAAAAGAAATTTGCGTTTATACTTATGGGAAATCATTATACTCCAGAGGTACATAAGGCTGTATTTGAAACTGAAAATCAAGTTACTTATATATGTACTATAAAGAATTTTGATGAAATGGAAGACAAAATAAAATATCTTGTGGAAGAGGGAGTTGGAGCAATAGAACTATGTGGTGCTTTTGGAAAAGAAAAAGCAGATGAAGTAGTTAAAATGACAGATAATAAAGTAGCTGTTGGGTATATTGTACATGATCCTTCTCTGGATCCTTTGTTTAAGAAATTTTTTGGTAATTAA
- a CDS encoding alanine dehydrogenase, which translates to MKVGLLKDIKDGEFRTIMTPNEAAELVSLGAEVYVETGAGEGASFEDADYVKAGAKIAKDMKEIYATCDFVTKVKELEECEFDLLREGQIIFTCLHPAASKDEVDVLLKSKVIAFTAEDTHRYGSPNCEIAGKLGLLKGAEHLLRTNGGSGQLICGAGGAPAANILIIGAGLAGTGALQLAYGLGANITVMDINVKILRDLIERYPGINTMISNSANIKALMPNLDIIVNCVKWPKHRKDHLVTREMLSMMKKGSVIVDVSADVGGAIETYHHTTHENPTFVVDGIVHYGVDNIPGAASKTTSIAYAASVIEHFKSIVQNGVKEACRLNGYLRRSMTSYMGVLTHEETSAIQGREWVTPEEMLGLEEGTYSIAPKATSTSSKPTTCKK; encoded by the coding sequence ATGAAAGTAGGATTATTAAAAGATATTAAAGATGGAGAGTTCAGAACAATAATGACACCTAACGAGGCAGCAGAATTAGTTTCTCTGGGAGCAGAAGTATATGTAGAGACTGGTGCAGGAGAAGGAGCAAGTTTTGAGGATGCAGATTATGTGAAAGCAGGAGCAAAAATAGCAAAAGATATGAAAGAGATCTATGCAACTTGTGACTTTGTTACAAAAGTAAAAGAGTTGGAAGAGTGTGAATTTGATCTTTTAAGGGAAGGACAAATAATATTCACTTGTCTTCACCCAGCAGCTTCAAAAGATGAAGTAGATGTTTTATTAAAATCAAAAGTTATAGCTTTTACAGCAGAGGATACTCATAGATATGGATCACCTAACTGTGAAATAGCTGGTAAATTAGGTCTTTTAAAAGGAGCAGAGCATCTATTAAGAACTAATGGAGGATCTGGACAACTAATTTGTGGAGCAGGGGGAGCACCAGCAGCTAATATCCTTATTATAGGAGCTGGACTTGCAGGAACTGGAGCACTTCAATTAGCTTACGGATTGGGAGCTAACATAACAGTTATGGATATAAATGTAAAAATACTAAGAGATTTAATAGAAAGATATCCAGGAATCAATACAATGATATCTAACTCAGCAAACATAAAAGCTTTAATGCCAAATCTTGATATAATAGTAAACTGTGTAAAATGGCCTAAACATAGAAAAGATCATCTAGTAACTAGAGAAATGCTTTCTATGATGAAAAAAGGATCAGTAATTGTAGACGTAAGTGCTGACGTTGGTGGAGCTATTGAAACTTACCATCATACTACTCATGAAAATCCAACATTTGTTGTAGATGGAATAGTACACTATGGAGTAGATAATATCCCGGGAGCAGCTTCAAAAACTACATCAATAGCTTATGCTGCAAGTGTTATAGAACATTTCAAGTCAATAGTTCAAAATGGTGTAAAAGAAGCATGCAGACTTAATGGATATCTTAGAAGAAGTATGACTTCATATATGGGTGTACTTACTCATGAAGAAACATCAGCTATTCAAGGAAGAGAGTGGGTAACTCCAGAAGAAATGTTAGGATTGGAAGAAGGAACTTACAGTATAGCTCCTAAAGCTACAAGCACTTCATCAAAACCTACAACTTGCAAAAAATAG
- a CDS encoding sodium/glutamate symporter: MDFSIEVLFLDLMKAAVLIFLGHMLRSKVKFLQNLYIPSSLIAGFIGLAIGPYGVNILRFSSHMGNYTSAFMVIVFSAIAYGSFSVVKEEKRLGELKESKGESLKRILALYVYRSIASILVYIVPIGVGVYIIDKFIMKLPEGFTILVGGGFVGGHGTNAAFGSAVTEATGWAGATDVGMTFATVGVLVGLIGGIIMIKNATNKKYTSFVNRFDALPEQFKTGWMPENNEPEMGKEMVSPIALDPLAWSFLMIIIPTGLAYATIKYVRIYLATMPTYLWAFLIAVAMTQLLKYSGIGKHVDKRSISRISGSATDFLVFFGVAGIKIEIVMQFAMPIIVLSAMALGSLLLCMYFIGPRLNNKYWFERCIFVYGYCTGVYAIGLTLLRICDPEGKSKTLEDAAVTSPIDFVEYYTLLLGPILLSTGRVNTFMTVMVITLVVSFIAAFVLKLWNVPQKERISDAELEI, translated from the coding sequence ATGGATTTTAGTATTGAAGTATTGTTTTTGGATTTAATGAAAGCAGCAGTGCTTATTTTTTTAGGACATATGTTAAGAAGTAAAGTCAAGTTTCTACAAAACCTGTATATACCATCAAGTTTGATAGCAGGATTTATAGGGTTGGCTATAGGACCATACGGAGTAAATATTCTTCGTTTTTCCAGCCATATGGGAAATTATACATCAGCATTTATGGTTATTGTATTCTCAGCGATTGCTTATGGAAGTTTCTCTGTAGTTAAAGAAGAGAAGAGACTTGGGGAATTAAAAGAATCAAAAGGGGAAAGTTTAAAAAGAATACTTGCTTTATATGTTTATCGTTCTATTGCCTCAATATTGGTATACATAGTTCCAATTGGTGTGGGAGTATATATTATAGATAAATTTATTATGAAACTTCCAGAAGGATTTACTATCCTTGTTGGTGGAGGATTTGTAGGAGGACATGGTACTAACGCAGCATTTGGATCAGCAGTAACAGAAGCAACTGGATGGGCAGGAGCTACAGACGTTGGAATGACATTTGCTACAGTAGGGGTTCTTGTAGGACTTATTGGTGGAATAATAATGATAAAAAATGCTACTAATAAGAAATATACAAGTTTTGTAAATAGATTTGATGCTCTGCCTGAGCAATTTAAAACAGGTTGGATGCCAGAAAATAATGAGCCTGAAATGGGTAAGGAAATGGTAAGTCCAATAGCTTTAGATCCATTAGCTTGGAGTTTCTTAATGATAATAATTCCAACTGGGCTTGCTTATGCAACTATTAAGTATGTAAGAATTTATCTTGCTACAATGCCTACATATTTATGGGCTTTCCTTATAGCAGTAGCTATGACACAATTATTGAAATATTCTGGAATTGGAAAACATGTAGATAAGCGTTCTATATCAAGAATAAGTGGAAGTGCAACTGATTTCCTTGTATTCTTCGGAGTAGCAGGAATTAAAATTGAAATAGTTATGCAGTTTGCAATGCCGATTATAGTTTTATCAGCTATGGCTCTTGGAAGTTTATTGCTTTGTATGTATTTTATAGGACCTCGTCTAAACAACAAATACTGGTTTGAGCGTTGTATATTTGTATATGGATATTGTACAGGAGTATATGCAATAGGACTGACACTTCTAAGAATATGTGATCCAGAAGGAAAATCAAAGACTTTAGAAGATGCAGCAGTAACTTCACCAATAGACTTTGTTGAGTACTATACTCTGCTTTTAGGACCAATTCTATTGAGTACTGGAAGAGTAAATACCTTTATGACAGTTATGGTTATAACAT